TTTTTAGAGTCTCCCTACCAATTCTATTCATTTTTCCGTTTAATTATAGTTTTTTTTCATCTCCTGAAATAAGCTATTTACTACTtttgaattcttcttcGTTTTCTTTCGGATGCAGACGGTATAtaacagatatatattaattaaattatattagaTATTGTATTCTGTCTCTCGCAAGATTTTAGTATTCTACTTCTTTCTTCTGGTTTCACTCAAAAGAAAGACAATATTGGGGGTTTTTTTTACTGCATGAAATAGTTTTAACAATTATGATGACATGTATTTTTTAACCATAtcatattaataatagtcTTAtactataataataattccaTCCCAGCAAGAGAAGACTAGAAAaacattgaataatttcatAGTATAAAAAGTAAATTCATATGTATGGAATTATTTCTTGATACAAcgaattatataattgtgTTTAATcataattattatcaacttAATACTTCATTTGTCGTAACAGTTGAAAGAATATGAAActaacaataaataaaatgttatttaaattaaatagtCACAGAATAGCTTCACTTGCTAAACTTTACTCATGGCAGAGCAAATAATACACAGTCACGTATAAACAAATTTCCAACAGCTTGTTGATTTACTACATTATCTTATCTCATCGAcactttaatttttaactGGTAGACGTTAGCAGACTTGCATAAATGTCtataacatattttaaattttaagagTCTCAGAACTTTATTGCTAAAATGcatttttgttaaattcatttataaattCACATATTGAACATATAACATTATATCACTTTTCTGTGTTGTATAGgttatttcaaattctttaataattctttccATTGGTTTAATGAAGCATGCCTCTTATCCTCCATTAAATCTctacaataatttatattatccTTATAACTCTTAGTTTTAAGTATCATACCTAATTCTTTCCAACTACCAAATTGgataaaacatttttcaaattcaggtaaataaaaatcaaCATAGTTTGACCAGTTACCATCTTTATCAATCTCTTTTGCAAGTCTGAAATGTTCAGATCCAGAACAAGCATTTTCGCTACatattttatcataaaATTCAGGCGTTGGAACAGCCATTAGTACACCATAAGCAATGTTTTCCcacattttcattatagaCACTTGGTACGGTAAGTGAACAACgattgaattatatttacttaatGTTTTTGGACCACCATAAtgttcttttaaaattttacaGTCGTAATTTAGTTCATTctgaatattattttcaatatattttggtGTGCTATAATCCTATCAATAATTAAACATGGAATATCTGGTTCTTCTTTTGCAATGTCTTGTGGCTCTAGAACAGTATTACCAAATGGTCTAATAATTGGATAGTCCTTTTTCAGGTCGACAttgttatatttcaaataaggTATTTCAAAGGCATTATTTGCTACGATGGTTGCTTCATAACCATCATCACGGTTTAATGCATGTGTAAAGTTCTGTTTGAAAGCCTCGCTATTACCTCCTGCGCAAACATCATATCTATTAGAAATAAGAAAgacaatatttttacaatGCAAGTCATCGTGACCTAAAAAATTCCCAACCATCTGTCATACAATCAGATATCACCACAGTATCGTAATTAGAGCAAATATACCTCGCTTGCGTTTCATTGACAGCTCTTGCATCTATCTTGATACCATAATACAGAAAATAGTCAACGTTTTGTAACTGCAAATTTTCTTccatatatttgaaatcttGGGTAGTACCTGGATGACGAGACACGTAAGCAATTTTCTTACCAATATATTCACCAGTATTAGCGACAGGGCGTATACTATAATATCCAACTGCAGAAGTTACACTATTATATACCGAATCAGAAGAGcgaaatattttacacaaatattaaaatttgtgCCACAGCAAACAGAATTAGCACcaattttttctcttcACTTCTACCATGATCAAAATAATGGTTTATGTAGATTAATATGATCAAACTGGAAGCACGATTATCTTATCTTCTCATGCATATGTTTCAACAAGGAGGTCTACGtatataacaaaaaaaataaaataaactgCTAATAAACGAAAattaaattgaattaagttaaattataatcaCGATAAATATGTTCCATTATTTTCGGTTTACTATTTGTGAAAAGTTCTTTTcctttatatttaaatagagagtgcaaaaattaaataaattttgcGCTATAAAATGTAgattaattaaaaacagGAATAAAGTTATTAGTGTTTAAATAAAACGAACTagaaaaattcaacaaagGGTTCCATGGAAAAACGGCAATTCCATTACTAGCAGTTTTTTCCTCATTGAAATGTCAATAATCAACTAAATAGTGTTATTGCTATTGCATGGCCTAGTATATACTTTCATTATCTAACTGTCGTCATCTCAATCTCTTGttactttaaaaataatgctTATCTGTCACTTGTATGTGTTCAATTAATTACTTGGCAGAGGCTATATTCCCAAGTTCCTTACTGCTTCCTTCTTAGCTCGCTCCCTCCAAAGAGAGGAAGACTAGTAACACCATGTGCAAATAACGAAAAATACTGAATAGAGAGAGAGATACCAAAACTTCTTTGATGAGATTGTGACAGCTGGAAAAACTGAaatcttcaaaaaaatgaaaatgaaaataaaatcttcCGATGAGCCAACTCTTCTTGAATCAAATTGTATAGTATTGGAAGTATTGTAGAAActcaattttaaattgtatgattaaaagtaaataataatcagCATAGACTCTATTTCAGATAGCCATATTAGTATAGGTACatgtatatttaattattaaattatctatGTGTCTTTTAAGTATTATCCATCTAGGGATTAGTTACCTCAGTTGAGTCTAGTAGAGGGAACTTGTGAAACAAAGAAAAGTTGAAGATACAATGTCTAATCaagttgaagaatttgaCGATTTTTCTTCTGACGGTGAAGATAATGGTTTATTGATCCaatcaaaaaagaattttagTTCTAAACAACATATAGAGGAAGATGTCGAAAGTTCTGATGATCGTGATAGCAATGACGATAAAGAATCAGGTACGATTAAGCAAAATGATGACGTTGCTAATGAAAAGAGTGATGATGATGCATCCATAGATGACAAATTAGATGAAGGTAAAGTTGAGATAAACAGTGGGACTACTGAGaatgaaagaaaagaagctttaaagaaaaagatgGATGCATTTAATACTTTGAAGGCCCAAAGAAAAGCTAGGCATAAAACTGgtgttatatatttgtcTGCTATTCCACCTTATATGAAACCTGCTAAAATGAGACAGATCTTGAGTAGATTTGGCGAGCTTGATcgtttatttttaaagagAGAATCTGATCAAAAGTACAAAAGTAGAGTAAAGGGTGGtggtaataaaaaaacaaaatatgaaGAAGGTTGGGCAGAATTTGTAAGGAAAAGAGACGCTAAAATATGTGCTGGAGCTTTGAATGGTAATACAATTGGTGGTAGTAAGGGTAGTTTTTATCACGATGATATATTGAATGTAAAATATCTACCTGGATTTAAATGGGCTGACTTAACTGACCAAATTGCTAGAGAAAATGATGTAAGACAATCTAAATTAGACTTGGAAATATCACAGGCCAATAAGATGAATGCTGAATTCATAAGAAACGTAGAAAAGAGTAAGATGTTAGAgaacattaaaaaatctaataaaagaaaaaacaatgATATCGCTGACAAAGAAGACAATACTATTGTGAGAAACTTTAAACAATACAAAGTATCGACAAGAAGAGCTGATGCATCAGATGATATTAAGGCTAAGCAAGCCAACATGGATCAAATCATTAACAATTTGCTATAATAAAGCTGGAATTATCTTCACAAATTTCCTTCCTATCCAAGGCATCTGCATCTCATATAAAGCACGCTCCAAGTGAACAGATAAAAAGTCATTCACTGAAATGTGGTATTGAAgcaattaaatttatacaacatttaagaagaaatcagatttatataaataacgGTTTGAGATCCCGTACATGTGTGTATTTTAGCCTTATAACATGTAATTCCTGTAGAGTATATCGATAATAAACCCATTATATCATTTCATTTACCTTTAACGAGAGTAAATTTACTTAAAAATTGTGAATCATCGTACACGaatacaataaaatttttcagttcGATTCTTTTGAAGTTCATAATTTGGTGACaaacataataaaaaataaaggCATTTTACTAATGAGATACGATTGCGATACGATGAGATTGCGATGAGgttgaaaattttttcattcaaAGAATATTAGTGAGTGAACAACAATTtctattaattataaaagtACTTATATAAGACGATTGTGTTTGTAGGTACTTATAAAGCGGTTTTTATTTCTACTGTGATGAGTAACTTTATAATTGActaatttttattatttgaaaatataagaGGTTATCGTGTCAAATAACCCAAACTAAGAACAACTAATCAACATGGGTCAAGCTAAGAAAGAGAAACAGAGAAGAATTCGTGAAGGTAATGTCAAAGATGGTAACCTTAGAGTAAAAGGTGAGAATTTTTACAGAGATGGTAAAAGGGTTCAATTCTTGAACATGTACACTGGTGGTAAAGCTGTTCGTAATGCTAAAGGTGATATAATTAAAGCAGCAGATTATCAAGATTCTGCTGTTCCTGATGCACGTGTGGCTCCAGATCGTAGATGGTTTGGTAATACTAGAGTCATTTCTCAAGATGCATTACAAAACTTCAGAGATGCTCTAGGAGAAACACAAAAGGACACTTATCAAGTGTTATTAAGAAGAAATAAGTTACCAATGTCTTTGTTGGAAGAAAAAGATTCTACCGAATCTCCAGTAGCTAAAATTCTAGATACTGaaagttttgaaaaaacTTTTGGTCCTAAAtctcaaagaaaaaaaccAAGATTAGCTGCCTCCAGTCTAGAAGATATAGTTCAATCTTCTGAATCTGATCATAAAGTTTATGAAGAAAAGCAAGAACTAAGCACAACATTAGGTTTGATGGGTAGACAAAtggatgaagaagaaggttGGACTCAAGCAGCTAAAGAACATATTTTCAGCAAAGGCCAATCAAAACGTATTTGGAACGAATTGTACAAAGTTATTGATTCTTCTGATGTTGTTATTCATGTTCTTGATGCAAGAGATCCACTTGGGACAAGATGTAAATCGGTTGAAGAATATATGACCAAAGAAACCCCTCATAAACATTtgatttttgttttaaacaAATGTGATTTAGTACCAACATGGGTAGCAGtatgttaaaaatttttttttaaaggTAAAAATATGGAATACCTGGAAACACTTTTAGAGTACCAAAATTCTTTGTCAGGATCTATTTGCGTTTAGATTTCTAAACAATAATACGAATGGGTCTGTTAAAATTTTGGAAGATTGATATTATTCGCCCATAATCATGCCTCCTTCGTTTTGAAGGAACTTTTGATTATATTTAGGAGGATAACTGCCGTTTTGGTGGTACACCTCCGCCTTTTTAGAATAACTAACGAACTTATGAGTTGAACTTTAGCAGACTTTTATTAGTCTTTTCATGCTTTTGCTTCGTAGTAAAGAACGTTACACCTTTTTATttgcatttttatttgtgtTTCCTCGATTTGAATTTTACTTTCAACAAACTCtatttattgatatcaaCTTACtaacaaaatatcataaaaacatattaaattataatgtttttataaattattttaaaattaggCAGCATGGGTAAAACATTTATCTAAAGATCGTCCTACATTAGCATTCCATGCCTCAATCACCAATTCATTTGGTAAAGGTTcattaattcaattgttaCGTCAATTTTCTCAATTACACACTGATAGAAAGCAAATTTCAGTTGGTTTTATCGGTTATCCAAACACTGGTAAATCTTCGATTATTAACACattaagaaaaaagaaagtttGTCCAGTTGCTCCAATTCCAGGTGAGACAAAGGTTTGGCAATATATCACATTGatgaaaagaatatttttaatcGATTGTCCAGGTATTGTTCCTCCATCTGCTAAGGATAGTGAAGAAGATATTCTATTTAGAGGTGTAGTCAGAGTTGAACATGTTTCACATCCAGAACAATTTATTGCTGGTGTTTTGAAGCGTTgtcaaaagaaatatttggaaAGAACGTATGAAATTTCTGGATGGAAAGATGATgttgaatttattgaaatgcTAGCAAGAAAACAGGGTAGACTACTGAAAGGTGGTGAACCTGACGAATCTGGTGTTTCGAAACAAATCTTAAATGACTTTAATAGAGGTAAAATACCGTGGTTTGTACCTCCTCCTGAAAAGGAACAAAGGGAAGAAACAAGCGGTAAAAAATCTGAACAATCTGAAGTCAAGATAGGTGACAAAAGAAAAGCATCAACCGAAGAGTAATTTAATCTTAATCATAATAGTGATTATACTATAACAATGCGACATACATAAtggtatatattttcttctttttttattattatattgggtatagatatttaataacaaaTCATGATggtttttaatttttattttccatatttttctaaaaGAAGTCTGTTTGTACAATATATTGTACAAACAGCTTTGTCCTTGACTTCATCCGGGATACTTAGAAGTTAttcattgaagaaaattgCTAAATTACATAACTACCATAATGATTATCAGAAGCTTCATGTCATTATATGACATTTGAATATGCAACTGTTTTAAGAGCGATGAATGCCTTTCACTAGAAAAATGATCGTAAATAGTTGAGGAACAAAATGCATACTCTTACTGAGATCTGATATTTCCATAATTGATCCAGCTACGAGCGTCAAGAAGATATTTAGAGTGTTCCTGTCTTCgtattgatattaaagtATTTAGCCTAGTAGTAGGTAAAGACCATTGGCAAGATTGAAACTATCTCCGTGTGTAGATGGAATATCTACCAGtaattacaaatataattaattcaacGGCATGTGTTATTAGTGTCTGAAAATTTGGCAATCCATagttaaaattataaattagGTCAAATGATACGTAACAGACCAGCgtaatttatttcaaattttaaatagtaGAATTGTTTGTATTGTTAGTATGactaaatattataaataacatGGCATTGTAACTATTAACAGTTTTACTGTCAGCAAAATACAGTGATTTTAAGTATAGTTACAGTTAGGAAACttcttaatatttttttagtGATATGCTTTATTTTACTATCTCCGTAACgtataaattaattttaaaaaaaaaggGAATAgaagtaaataaaattgatgtGAAACCATTAActaaacaaatatttacaaatattCACTAATCTATtaaatgttaataattaatcTTACTAGAATGGCTTTCGTGCACTAAagtataatatatatttttaaaaagaCGTCCGTTCATAGTTCAAAACAATACCTGTTGTAAACTCTCCTATGGagagataatttaaaaaaaaaatcaagcgtaatattattattaataacatgtatttttaacattataatcaatataatGGATTAGctaaaaattatttagtCATTacttaaaagaaataataagCAAATATCATCTAAAATAgtcaatattcaaaatacgatattaaatctatttcttttgtGGAGAGAAAGTCTTTTCACATAACTTGAAGTCCTTGTATTCATCCTTTAAGACTGGAGATGCAACAACAGCTTCGACCCATCTGACGATACCAGGGTACTTAGCTCTCCATTCTGGACCGTAACATAATTGCACAGCGAAGGCCCATTGAGTAACAGATAATAAATCAGCAAGGGTAATATCATCGTTAACTAAGTACTTGTGGTCCTTTAATCTGTTTTCATAAGTTTCAGAGACCTTTTCTAATTGTTCGAAACCTCTGTCAACGATATCTTGATGGTATGGGTATCTGTTAATGTACATGTAGAAAATGTCAGCTAAAGTCATGAAGAAATCAGTGTTAGATAGAGAAATCCACTTGGCAATTAAAGCTCTTTCCTTGTAGTCTTTACCTAGTAATTGTTTCTTGACCTTTTCATCGCTGATTAATTCAACTAAGAATGGGTTAATAGCAGCAATTTCAGTTAAGATAAAGTCGTTTGGGCCAACAAAGGCTGGAATTCTACCAACTGGACAGTCTCTCTTGTAGGTTTCAGAGGTTTCAGCATCTTCGACTTTAACATCGATCTTGTAGTATTTGACTAAGGATCTGGCTAGAATAGCTCTTGGGAAATCTTTGACATATAAAGTACCGTTAGACATTTCTGAAGTTGGTTGAGTTTGAGGTTTAGGTTGGGCTTTTGGCTTGGattgatgatgatgtttTTTTGGTGGACTAGAAATAGGTTTTTGTTGTTCTACCTTTTTTTCGTCTTGGGATTTCTTCTTAAATAAATCTAGGAAAAAAATCTTGAATGGGTTATTTGTTAAACGaaaactttattaaaaatatttaacttGGTTAAAAGAGTTCGTTAGGTCTGGTCTTTTTTTACTTTagtttataataaataaataagaatgaaaataaaaaattgaaactgGAATTTATATTGATTAAGTTAAATTAAAGGATCCCttatatactttttttttactttttacaatattatttttcattagcATTAGAgctattttttttaaccAATTTACTCATAGGGGACAAGTTAATTAGATTAAGTTGACCTAGGTAGAAGAggtgaaaatattatagcTGAAATCAAACTTATTTCAAGCACAATTGCTACTATAATTTCTCAGTTTGAATGATGTATTTCATCAAAAGTTAAGTGAGTTTTATCTCTTTTTAACCTCTTGAATTgctaatttaaaatatattaaaataattaagTAGGACAAGCCATgcatttaaatttaatacGAATTGTTTGTTGTAAGCATCCATTGTCAATGAACGTACTACTTGATGGCACTAAAATTATGATAATGTACatacatttaaaaaaaaagaagctGCCTGTTGGAACataagaaagaaaaaataaaggaTACCTCGCTCTGTGAATGTTACTATGTTATGTTAGCCTGTAATGTCGTCCATcaaaaattccaaaatatacaaattgattattttcGAAATCTCAAACTTCACTTAGCTGAGCTACCAAAAAATTCACGacaataacaacaacattAAAAGTGTATGTACAGGTTATAGTGAAGGACGTTAACTGTTTCTCTCTATATTGCTTCTGGGCTTTAATCGTTAACCTTCCATAAAGCAATGCAATAAGGAATTTCTTACAGATATCATAACACAATTAATACACTTTGTAAAGCAGgtttaaaacaaaatgcATAAAcgataaaaaagaaagggGTTAATTGACAGTTCCTTCTAAGGCACTTTCTGGTTGTAGGATATTTTTCTACGTTCTCTTAATTCTTCATGTGAgttgttttcaatttcacCAAATAGataattgtaatttcaGTGTTTGATTACCTTCCCATCTCGTAAAAAAATCCCACTAGGGACAAACAAAAGCATGTCAATGCTATCGAGGTGTGTCTGAAGCATACCACTGCTGTTGCGGTTTGTGCGCTATATAGCTCCGTCTCTCTTTCTCTTGCAAGACTAAAAGGGTGGTGCTTATTTGCGTATTTGCTTGgttgtttgtttgtttgtttgCTTTCACAGATAGAAGACACTGTCGCAGAGTTAATTACTATTCCGGAAAGGACTATTGCCTAATGGTCCTTCTCCCCCCTGCAAATACCGAGTGACTGGAATATGAAATGTGAGAAACAAAcgaagaaagaagaaaagaataaCGTGGTGATGTGTGTATGTGTGCGTCCTACTGGTTTCTCACCGTAAGGTATCCAACGAATGAGTGTTTTTCAGTTcgaaatttttcaatagtgACTTTTTTTTCCGATTGCTATAGCGTTGTTAGTTTACATTTCAGTAATATTCACGATTGTTATGTCCTAAAAGCAAGTTTTTCGCTATACATAGACTAGAATAATTGCTGTTTTGTCAAATTGTGTAAGAAGAATCCTTTGTTAAGCAGTAATTTATGATGTGTAACTAATTCACAAGAGGTGACCGGAAGACATGTGGATGTTGTTTTCCGGTATAGAGGTGGCGAGCCCGTTAAACTATTGTTAATCATGTATGTATCGTTATGTAGATGACATAGATATTTCTAGAAGATTGAGAACATTATTGAACACATTATTAGGGTTAGGGTGATGCTAATACCATTCGTTATTGGGAATAGgcattgtttttattttgagaGTTGTTCTGTTCCTTGTCGGTGGTGGAAGACGGATGAAACAGACAAGAGAAATCGTAGGCTGTACTTTCATGTTTTTGTTCGTGTACGCTTGTGAATAATTTCTGATTCTAATtgtaatctttttttagTTTTCGTTTCGTGATATTGTAGTAATTAACTACCAAGCCTACAAGATAAGGTTCCTTGGATAAGGAGATACGgttattttttgttctgTCCGGATTTCAATGTTTGTACGTCTTTTACGACTCAAAATGAAGTTCTTgagtaaaaataaaattaaaataacgCGGCAGTTTGAATAAACTTCTGACCACATTCATCCATCTTCTTTAGATCCTTTCCCGTTGTCGAAATGCGGTTTACAATAAGATCCCaatttgtttttcaatgttCTGTCAGAAGAAGTATAGTTAAGATAGTTGAGTGCGAGCACACCGATAAGTTTGTTTGTCTccttatttatttctaGTTCTTATTTTCGTAATAATTGCCGATATCAGAAATAATATACTCTTAACCATGAATTACTGCAATTGGTACAATGGTTCTGAATTAGGGTACTTTAGCctaaatcaattattttgtttccAGTCTGATATTGTTAG
The nucleotide sequence above comes from Tetrapisispora phaffii CBS 4417 chromosome 3, complete genome. Encoded proteins:
- the TPHA0C00100 gene encoding RNA-binding protein (similar to Saccharomyces cerevisiae ESF2 (YNR054C); ancestral locus Anc_6.381), with translation MSNQVEEFDDFSSDGEDNGLLIQSKKNFSSKQHIEEDVESSDDRDSNDDKESGTIKQNDDVANEKSDDDASIDDKLDEGKVEINSGTTENERKEALKKKMDAFNTLKAQRKARHKTGVIYLSAIPPYMKPAKMRQILSRFGELDRLFLKRESDQKYKSRVKGGGNKKTKYEEGWAEFVRKRDAKICAGALNGNTIGGSKGSFYHDDILNVKYLPGFKWADLTDQIARENDVRQSKLDLEISQANKMNAEFIRNVEKSKMLENIKKSNKRKNNDIADKEDNTIVRNFKQYKVSTRRADASDDIKAKQANMDQIINNLL
- the NOG2 gene encoding putative GTPase NOG2 (similar to Saccharomyces cerevisiae NOG2 (YNR053C); ancestral locus Anc_6.380), which produces MGQAKKEKQRRIREGNVKDGNLRVKGENFYRDGKRVQFLNMYTGGKAVRNAKGDIIKAADYQDSAVPDARVAPDRRWFGNTRVISQDALQNFRDALGETQKDTYQVLLRRNKLPMSLLEEKDSTESPVAKILDTESFEKTFGPKSQRKKPRLAASSLEDIVQSSESDHKVYEEKQELSTTLGLMGRQMDEEEGWTQAAKEHIFSKGQSKRIWNELYKVIDSSDVVIHVLDARDPLGTRCKSVEEYMTKETPHKHLIFVLNKCDLVPTWVAAAWVKHLSKDRPTLAFHASITNSFGKGSLIQLLRQFSQLHTDRKQISVGFIGYPNTGKSSIINTLRKKKVCPVAPIPGETKVWQYITLMKRIFLIDCPGIVPPSAKDSEEDILFRGVVRVEHVSHPEQFIAGVLKRCQKKYLERTYEISGWKDDVEFIEMLARKQGRLLKGGEPDESGVSKQILNDFNRGKIPWFVPPPEKEQREETSGKKSEQSEVKIGDKRKASTEE
- the TPHA0C00120 gene encoding uncharacterized protein; this encodes MSNGTLYVKDFPRAILARSLVKYYKIDVKVEDAETSETYKRDCPVGRIPAFVGPNDFILTEIAAINPFLVELISDEKVKKQLLGKDYKERALIAKWISLSNTDFFMTLADIFYMYINRYPYHQDIVDRGFEQLEKVSETYENRLKDHKYLVNDDITLADLLSVTQWAFAVQLCYGPEWRAKYPGIVRWVEAVVASPVLKDEYKDFKLCEKTFSPQKK